A window of Halalkalibacillus sediminis contains these coding sequences:
- a CDS encoding M20 family metallopeptidase, with the protein MSNLLPFLQKKQSEILDDLKALVAADSPSENKELVDQCRQTLETIACRLVGGEVTHFPQKDRGDHFKVTIGKGGKKRVLISAHFDTVWDKGRLPMKEEGNKFYGPGAIDMKGGIIQSLWSVHTLQQLDEMPDIELVFLFNSDEEVGSQTSRPIIEEEAKMSDLVLITEPPVAKSGDLKTARKGVGIYNLEVEGTPSHAGNHHEDGQSAVKELAHQIIHLENMTDYDEGTTVNVGVINGGSKRNVVPDHAEALIDFRVETEDAADKMVELLEGLEPKSDDVDLKVSGELNRPPMVKSDETEELFQKAQEAGKEVGLEIGEDHAGGGSDGNFTAILGIPTLDGLGALGEGPHAEYEHIIIDELPKRAAMVAHLLKKI; encoded by the coding sequence ATGAGTAATTTGCTTCCATTTTTACAGAAAAAACAAAGTGAGATTTTAGACGATTTAAAGGCGTTGGTTGCGGCTGACTCCCCTTCCGAAAACAAAGAGTTGGTAGATCAATGTAGACAAACACTAGAAACTATTGCTTGTAGATTGGTCGGAGGTGAGGTTACACACTTCCCTCAAAAAGATCGGGGTGACCACTTCAAAGTCACCATCGGAAAAGGCGGAAAGAAAAGAGTGTTGATCAGCGCTCATTTTGACACCGTTTGGGATAAAGGACGCCTGCCTATGAAAGAAGAAGGTAATAAATTTTATGGACCCGGTGCGATTGACATGAAAGGCGGAATCATCCAATCCCTGTGGTCTGTACACACTTTACAACAGTTGGACGAAATGCCAGATATAGAGCTGGTCTTTCTTTTTAATTCTGATGAAGAAGTCGGAAGCCAAACATCCCGTCCTATCATAGAAGAAGAAGCGAAAATGAGTGATTTAGTTTTGATCACGGAGCCGCCAGTCGCTAAGAGCGGGGATTTAAAAACAGCAAGGAAAGGTGTGGGCATTTATAATCTCGAGGTTGAAGGTACACCTTCACATGCCGGTAACCACCATGAAGACGGTCAAAGCGCAGTCAAAGAGCTAGCCCACCAAATCATTCATTTAGAAAACATGACCGATTATGACGAAGGAACGACAGTAAATGTTGGTGTAATCAACGGAGGTTCTAAAAGAAATGTGGTTCCTGACCATGCAGAAGCTCTGATCGATTTCCGCGTCGAAACAGAAGACGCAGCAGATAAGATGGTCGAGTTACTAGAAGGACTGGAACCTAAAAGTGATGATGTCGACTTGAAAGTTTCAGGCGAACTCAATCGTCCACCAATGGTAAAAAGCGATGAAACTGAGGAGTTATTCCAAAAAGCTCAAGAAGCAGGAAAAGAAGTCGGACTTGAGATAGGCGAGGATCATGCCGGAGGTGGAAGCGATGGGAACTTCACAGCAATCTTAGGTATCCCGACATTAGACGGGTTAGGCGCACTGGGCGAAGGCCCCCACGCAGAATACGAGCATATCATCATAGATGAACTACCCAAAAGAGCCGCAATGGTCGCACATTTACTTAAGAAGATTTAA
- a CDS encoding M20/M25/M40 family metallo-hydrolase, with protein sequence MKEVFDYIDAHQEQYIQWLQDLCRMPSVAAQNRGMKETADRVMSDLQKNISADVQLVSTDGYPVVFGEVKGSGKKTLSFYNHYDVQPEDPIEMWDEPPFASNIVDGKLIARGSADNKGNLVARIAAVHAYQQVHGELPLSVKFVVEGEEEIGSPNLEGFAEKNKELLKADGCVWEFGYKNADGRQQVSLGVKGMAYVELVSKGANTDLHSANAAVVENPAWRLIWALQSIKDDSNHVNIPGFYEDVVATTDEDDQLIADLIYSEEETKQQLEINKFVGDVTGDQLKEQLIFSPTCNICGIDSGYTGEGAKTVLPSEARVKVDFRLVPNQDPYKVVDQLRKHLDAHGYEDIEIKTMGLEHPARTEPSDPLAKSVISATKEVMEMEPTVMPMSPGTGPMYELCQKLGIPAVSVGVGNFASNNHAPNENILIEDYISGIKVIAQLMEEYAES encoded by the coding sequence ATGAAGGAAGTTTTCGATTATATCGATGCTCATCAGGAGCAGTACATACAGTGGTTACAAGATCTTTGCCGGATGCCGAGTGTCGCAGCTCAGAACCGGGGAATGAAAGAAACTGCTGATCGAGTGATGAGTGATTTGCAGAAAAATATCAGCGCTGATGTCCAGTTAGTAAGCACGGATGGCTATCCAGTTGTTTTCGGTGAAGTAAAAGGGTCGGGCAAAAAAACGTTATCTTTTTACAATCATTATGATGTTCAACCTGAAGATCCAATTGAGATGTGGGACGAGCCTCCATTCGCGAGTAATATCGTGGATGGAAAATTGATCGCACGTGGGTCTGCTGATAATAAGGGAAATCTCGTGGCACGGATTGCGGCAGTACATGCTTATCAACAAGTTCACGGAGAGTTGCCTTTATCAGTGAAATTTGTCGTTGAAGGTGAAGAAGAAATCGGAAGTCCGAATTTGGAAGGGTTTGCCGAAAAGAATAAAGAGTTACTAAAAGCGGATGGCTGTGTTTGGGAGTTCGGTTATAAGAATGCTGATGGAAGACAACAAGTCAGCTTAGGTGTCAAAGGTATGGCTTATGTTGAGCTGGTTTCCAAAGGAGCTAACACAGATCTACACTCAGCGAATGCAGCAGTGGTAGAAAACCCAGCTTGGCGACTTATTTGGGCTCTACAATCGATCAAAGATGATTCGAATCATGTGAATATTCCTGGTTTTTACGAAGATGTTGTTGCTACAACTGATGAGGATGATCAATTGATTGCAGATTTGATCTACAGTGAGGAAGAAACGAAGCAACAATTAGAGATTAATAAGTTCGTAGGAGATGTAACGGGCGATCAATTAAAAGAACAGTTGATCTTTTCTCCAACATGTAACATTTGCGGAATCGATTCTGGTTACACGGGTGAAGGTGCCAAAACCGTATTACCTTCAGAAGCACGTGTGAAAGTCGATTTCAGGTTGGTTCCGAATCAAGATCCGTACAAGGTGGTCGATCAACTTCGTAAACACCTGGACGCCCATGGTTATGAAGATATTGAAATCAAAACAATGGGGCTTGAACATCCTGCGAGAACAGAGCCGAGTGACCCGTTAGCCAAAAGCGTGATTTCAGCTACAAAAGAGGTCATGGAAATGGAGCCCACAGTAATGCCGATGTCGCCTGGGACAGGCCCCATGTATGAATTGTGTCAGAAGTTAGGTATTCCTGCGGTTTCCGTCGGTGTAGGGAATTTCGCATCGAACAATCATGCCCCGAATGAAAATATTCTCATCGAGGATTATATAAGTGGTATTAAAGTGATTGCTCAACTTATGGAGGAATATGCAGAAAGTTAG
- a CDS encoding M20 metallopeptidase family protein, producing MPVSDVQNDLLQEAQKMQQKLTEWRRDFHQHPELGFEEERTSNIVADYLETLGLDVQRNVAGTGVIALLKGEAEGKTVGLRADMDALPIHDQKDSLYRSTVDGKMHACGHDAHTTILMGAATILSKKGVKKGNVKFIFQPAEEGRGGAEAMINAGCLENPKVDVMSGLHVNTGIDTGNITVTTERVGCGSADFFTLEVKGSGGHAAHPHQTIDSVAVTGEVITALQQIVSRQVAPVDSAVLTIGTIEGGSASNVIAPSVKMTGTVRTLNPEVREMIPKKMEQVVKGVTDAFGGSYELDYEYKFPSILNDLELRSVVEETADQVLGEGHCSQEKPSLGGEDFAFYTEKVPSIFFRLGVGNDQMVRFPGHHPQFDIDENAMPYGSAMLSQFALNYLDQ from the coding sequence TTGCCAGTATCTGATGTACAAAATGATTTATTGCAAGAAGCTCAGAAAATGCAACAGAAATTGACCGAGTGGCGTAGAGATTTTCACCAGCATCCAGAACTCGGATTTGAAGAAGAGCGCACATCGAATATTGTCGCGGATTACTTAGAAACTTTGGGACTCGATGTACAAAGAAATGTGGCAGGTACCGGAGTGATCGCCCTTTTGAAAGGTGAAGCGGAAGGGAAGACAGTGGGGCTTCGTGCTGATATGGATGCCTTACCGATCCACGATCAAAAAGATTCACTGTATCGTTCGACTGTTGATGGAAAAATGCATGCTTGTGGGCATGATGCACATACGACAATCCTAATGGGCGCTGCTACTATTCTTTCCAAAAAAGGTGTCAAAAAAGGAAATGTGAAGTTCATTTTCCAACCTGCTGAGGAGGGTAGAGGCGGCGCTGAAGCAATGATTAATGCAGGGTGCTTAGAGAACCCGAAAGTCGATGTCATGTCGGGTCTTCACGTCAATACAGGTATTGACACAGGCAACATTACTGTTACGACAGAACGTGTAGGCTGTGGTTCCGCTGACTTTTTCACATTAGAAGTTAAAGGAAGTGGTGGACATGCAGCACACCCTCATCAAACCATCGATTCTGTTGCTGTAACTGGAGAAGTCATTACCGCTTTGCAACAAATTGTTAGTAGACAGGTTGCTCCAGTTGATTCAGCTGTGCTAACCATCGGAACGATTGAGGGCGGTTCAGCAAGTAATGTCATCGCACCATCTGTAAAGATGACAGGAACCGTTCGGACATTGAATCCAGAAGTAAGAGAAATGATTCCAAAGAAAATGGAACAAGTGGTGAAAGGTGTCACTGACGCGTTTGGTGGATCTTACGAGTTGGACTACGAATACAAGTTTCCATCCATTTTGAATGATTTGGAATTAAGAAGTGTCGTAGAAGAAACTGCAGATCAGGTTCTTGGTGAAGGACATTGTTCTCAAGAGAAACCAAGTCTTGGCGGGGAAGATTTTGCATTCTACACCGAAAAAGTTCCTTCAATCTTTTTCAGGTTGGGTGTAGGGAATGATCAGATGGTTCGCTTCCCAGGACATCATCCACAGTTTGATATTGATGAAAATGCGATGCCATATGGCTCCGCAATGCTTTCACAATTCGCATTAAATTACTTGGATCAATAA
- a CDS encoding ABC transporter substrate-binding protein has product MKFRLSLLLFAFIVLLLAACNPDSSEMDNGEGGTDSEGESGEESSEEGGEEASGEETGDDELVIATGADMVTFDIHDHNNTSTEAIHVNMFNYLVKTDGEGGFVPDLATEWENVDDTTWNFTLRDDVKFHNGEDFTAEDVKYTLERVANDDSLLEHGNYNQISEVNVLGDYEVEIVTESPEPAMLNRLSRLGSGMLPSQYIEENGFDHFLEEPVGTGPYQYVEWVRDDRVVLEPAENYFGEEAQYSQLTFRAIPEDSTRVSELITGGVDIATNIPPNDWERIEEEEGLKLGQSPTQRVMMLIMRTGEGEVTSDQKVREAIDLAIDNEAIVESLYEGAATPTRTRVTPGNTGANKDLYDTSVYDPEKAKELLAEAGYEDGVEINFAAPSGRYLKDRESAELIQAMLSEVGITANLEFKEWSSFVENYTSKTFDEMFMIGYGNSMFDAALALDRLTQDQNEGETDYMNEEVEELLNEAESNMDPEERVEQYQRVQEIIAEERPQIYLYQLDAVVGMQSNVDFEPRLDEMIYVKDITKE; this is encoded by the coding sequence TTGAAGTTTAGACTTAGTCTATTGTTATTTGCTTTTATCGTATTGCTTTTAGCGGCATGTAACCCAGATAGTTCAGAAATGGACAATGGGGAAGGCGGCACAGACAGTGAAGGAGAAAGTGGTGAAGAAAGTAGTGAGGAGGGTGGAGAAGAAGCCTCCGGCGAAGAGACCGGTGATGATGAATTAGTAATTGCTACAGGTGCTGATATGGTCACATTTGATATTCATGATCACAACAACACTTCAACAGAAGCGATTCATGTCAATATGTTCAACTATCTCGTGAAAACAGATGGTGAAGGTGGCTTCGTCCCTGACTTAGCAACTGAGTGGGAAAACGTAGATGACACTACATGGAACTTCACCCTTCGTGATGATGTAAAGTTCCACAATGGTGAAGATTTTACTGCAGAAGATGTGAAATACACACTAGAACGGGTAGCAAATGATGATTCTTTACTAGAACATGGAAACTACAACCAAATTTCAGAAGTAAATGTTTTAGGCGATTATGAAGTTGAGATTGTCACAGAGAGTCCAGAACCAGCGATGTTGAACCGTCTATCTCGTCTTGGTTCTGGTATGCTTCCATCTCAATACATCGAAGAAAACGGATTTGATCATTTCTTAGAAGAACCGGTTGGGACTGGCCCATACCAGTATGTTGAATGGGTAAGAGATGACCGAGTTGTGTTGGAGCCGGCTGAAAATTATTTTGGTGAAGAAGCTCAATACAGTCAGTTAACTTTCCGTGCAATTCCTGAAGATTCAACTCGTGTATCTGAATTGATTACAGGTGGTGTGGATATTGCGACAAACATCCCACCGAACGACTGGGAAAGAATTGAAGAGGAAGAAGGACTTAAACTAGGTCAAAGCCCTACCCAACGTGTCATGATGTTGATTATGCGTACGGGTGAAGGTGAAGTTACAAGTGACCAGAAAGTTAGAGAAGCTATTGATCTTGCGATTGATAACGAAGCTATTGTAGAAAGCCTTTATGAAGGAGCTGCTACACCGACTCGTACTCGTGTGACTCCTGGTAACACTGGCGCAAACAAAGATTTATATGACACTAGTGTATATGATCCTGAAAAAGCAAAGGAATTACTTGCTGAAGCAGGTTATGAAGATGGAGTAGAAATCAACTTCGCCGCACCAAGTGGTCGTTACTTGAAAGACCGCGAGAGTGCTGAGTTGATTCAAGCAATGTTATCAGAAGTCGGAATTACAGCTAATCTGGAATTCAAAGAGTGGAGTTCTTTCGTAGAAAACTACACTAGTAAAACCTTTGATGAAATGTTCATGATTGGATATGGAAATTCTATGTTTGATGCAGCATTAGCATTAGACCGTTTGACTCAGGATCAAAATGAAGGTGAAACAGACTACATGAACGAAGAGGTCGAGGAATTATTAAACGAGGCTGAGTCAAATATGGATCCAGAAGAACGTGTAGAACAATATCAACGTGTTCAAGAAATCATTGCTGAAGAAAGACCACAAATCTACTTATACCAGTTGGATGCTGTTGTCGGTATGCAAAGCAATGTAGATTTCGAACCACGCCTTGATGAGATGATCTATGTAAAAGATATAACGAAAGAATAG
- a CDS encoding ABC transporter permease, with the protein MRFLLYSILKIIPVLFIITFIVFFLVRLTGDPVALMLPETATDQQREDLRNSMGLNDPVYIQYFTYMADVVRGDFGDSFRYNQPAIDIVLERLPASFTLAISSMVVATLIAIPAGIYSAIKRNTVIDVFITGGSVLGKAMPNFWLGIMLILLFAVQVRIFPVSGSGTLMHLVLPSITLGTAIAAEMTRLIRSSMLEVLNMEYIRTARSKGLREMFVVNKHALRNALIPVVTIMALQTATLIGGTLITETVFSWPGMGQLLVQAVNTRDMAVVQAATFIIAILVILSNLLADLTYRYLDPRIKYDD; encoded by the coding sequence ATGAGGTTTTTACTCTACAGCATACTGAAAATTATTCCTGTCTTATTTATCATTACATTCATCGTATTCTTCTTAGTACGTCTAACAGGGGATCCTGTTGCCCTCATGCTTCCAGAAACAGCTACAGACCAGCAGCGAGAAGACCTACGGAATTCGATGGGATTGAATGATCCAGTATACATACAGTATTTCACTTATATGGCTGACGTAGTGCGAGGAGACTTTGGTGATTCATTCAGATACAATCAACCAGCAATAGATATTGTGCTGGAGCGTTTACCAGCAAGTTTCACCCTTGCCATTTCTTCTATGGTAGTTGCGACTTTGATTGCAATTCCTGCAGGTATTTATTCTGCGATCAAAAGAAATACAGTCATTGACGTTTTTATTACAGGTGGTTCGGTTTTAGGAAAGGCGATGCCTAACTTTTGGCTTGGTATCATGTTGATTCTATTGTTCGCTGTTCAGGTCAGGATCTTTCCGGTATCCGGTTCGGGGACGTTGATGCACTTAGTGTTGCCTTCAATAACCCTAGGGACGGCAATTGCAGCTGAAATGACCCGATTGATTCGTTCGAGTATGTTAGAGGTTCTGAACATGGAATATATCCGAACGGCACGAAGTAAAGGTCTTAGAGAAATGTTTGTCGTCAACAAGCATGCCCTGAGGAATGCGTTGATTCCCGTCGTTACGATCATGGCCCTTCAGACAGCTACTTTAATCGGTGGAACATTGATTACTGAAACGGTCTTCTCTTGGCCGGGAATGGGTCAGCTTTTAGTACAAGCGGTCAACACGAGAGACATGGCAGTTGTTCAAGCGGCTACATTTATCATAGCGATTTTAGTTATTTTAAGTAATCTACTAGCGGATCTGACCTATCGTTATCTGGATCCTAGGATTAAATATGATGACTAA
- a CDS encoding ABC transporter permease — translation MSTNTQQPDQALDKQALERRPSNAARWVKLLLKSKTGMVGLTIVTLVVLMSIFADFLAPYDHSQTHISNRLLPPFWMEGGTTEFLLGTDNLGRDILSRIIIGSRVSLLVGICSVIVAGTIGLCLGLLSGYYGKALDQIIMRLVDSFLAIPNILFMLIILAVIGPSLTSIIIVLGVTTWVVYARMVRGETLSIKERDYLKSARAIGANDFRIITKYILPNVISSFIVIATLNVATTIILESSLSFLGLGIQSPDVSWGLMLSDGREYLATSWWVATFPGIAITVTVLGIIFLGDWLRDVLDPKTK, via the coding sequence ATGAGTACAAATACACAGCAACCCGACCAAGCTTTGGATAAGCAAGCTCTAGAGCGACGTCCATCCAATGCAGCTAGGTGGGTGAAACTACTATTAAAAAGCAAAACGGGCATGGTAGGTCTGACTATAGTTACATTAGTGGTTCTCATGTCTATATTCGCTGATTTTCTTGCCCCATATGACCATAGCCAAACACATATATCTAATCGATTGCTGCCTCCGTTCTGGATGGAAGGTGGAACTACAGAATTTCTATTAGGTACAGATAACTTAGGAAGAGATATTTTAAGTAGAATCATTATCGGTTCAAGAGTTTCTCTTTTAGTCGGAATATGTTCGGTCATCGTTGCTGGTACGATCGGTTTATGCTTGGGACTTCTATCTGGATATTACGGAAAAGCATTAGATCAAATCATCATGCGATTGGTTGACTCATTCCTGGCTATTCCTAATATTCTTTTCATGCTGATCATTCTTGCGGTAATCGGACCAAGTTTAACCTCAATTATTATCGTATTGGGTGTGACAACTTGGGTAGTTTATGCTCGGATGGTGCGTGGGGAGACGTTGAGTATCAAGGAACGTGACTATCTTAAGTCTGCTCGAGCAATTGGTGCGAATGACTTCCGGATCATTACGAAATATATTTTGCCGAATGTCATTTCTTCATTTATTGTCATTGCGACGTTGAATGTAGCAACGACTATCATCTTGGAGTCTTCCTTAAGTTTCTTAGGGCTAGGAATCCAGTCACCTGATGTTTCATGGGGTCTGATGCTGAGTGATGGACGTGAGTATTTAGCGACGAGTTGGTGGGTAGCTACATTCCCTGGTATTGCAATCACAGTTACGGTACTAGGAATTATTTTTCTAGGAGATTGGTTACGTGATGTACTTGATCCTAAAACGAAATAA
- a CDS encoding ABC transporter ATP-binding protein, with amino-acid sequence MTEPLLEIKDLQVRFKSDEGSVTPVNGVSFNVKEGETVAVVGESGCGKSLTSLSILGLIPPPGEISDGSIHFQGKDLASLNKKQMRKLRGNEISMIFQEPMTSLNPVFTIGNQMLEVIKLHQNLEKKQATKKAVEMLDLVGIPDPEKVIKRFPHQLSGGMRQRVMIAIALSCNPKLLIADEPTTALDVTIQAQILNLMKNLKDKFNTGVVLITHDLGVVAEVADRVVVMYGGEVVEEATVHELFEDPVHPYTRGLLSSVPKMTGAVEELGAIKGSVPNPSSMPKGCKFHPRCPLATDLCVEEHPKLEETTPNHFKRCFHTEGGVKDDQHERETVQ; translated from the coding sequence ATGACGGAACCTTTATTGGAAATAAAAGATTTACAAGTGCGCTTCAAATCAGATGAAGGAAGCGTTACTCCTGTAAACGGCGTATCTTTCAACGTAAAAGAAGGTGAAACAGTTGCGGTGGTTGGCGAGTCAGGTTGCGGAAAAAGTTTGACCTCGCTATCGATCTTAGGTTTGATTCCACCACCTGGCGAAATAAGTGATGGCTCGATCCATTTTCAAGGAAAGGATCTAGCTTCTTTAAATAAAAAACAAATGAGGAAGCTTCGAGGAAACGAAATATCGATGATTTTCCAGGAGCCTATGACTTCCTTGAATCCCGTATTCACTATCGGCAATCAAATGCTTGAGGTCATTAAATTACATCAGAATTTAGAAAAGAAACAGGCTACTAAGAAAGCGGTAGAGATGTTGGATTTAGTAGGAATCCCTGATCCTGAAAAAGTGATTAAAAGATTCCCGCACCAATTATCCGGTGGGATGCGGCAAAGGGTGATGATCGCCATTGCACTTTCTTGTAATCCGAAGTTATTAATAGCAGATGAACCGACGACTGCTTTAGATGTTACGATTCAAGCCCAAATTTTGAACTTGATGAAGAACTTGAAGGATAAATTCAATACCGGAGTCGTTTTAATCACGCATGATCTCGGGGTTGTGGCGGAAGTCGCAGATAGAGTAGTCGTCATGTATGGCGGAGAAGTTGTTGAAGAAGCAACTGTACATGAACTTTTCGAAGACCCTGTGCATCCTTATACTCGAGGGTTACTATCATCAGTACCGAAGATGACGGGTGCGGTTGAAGAATTAGGAGCGATCAAAGGATCGGTACCAAATCCTTCTTCCATGCCGAAAGGTTGTAAATTCCACCCCCGATGTCCACTGGCTACTGATTTATGTGTGGAAGAACACCCGAAACTAGAAGAAACAACGCCGAACCACTTTAAACGCTGTTTTCATACGGAAGGGGGAGTGAAAGATGACCAGCACGAAAGAGAAACCGTCCAATAG
- a CDS encoding ABC transporter ATP-binding protein, with product MTSTKEKPSNSSVLMEVKGLKKHFEIKKGYFKKEISTVRAVDGVDVKIYEGETLGIVGESGCGKSTTGEMLLGLLKPSDGSVEFMGKDLTKMNKKELREMRKDIQVIFQDPFASLNPRMTVEELVGEPLRIHTSKSRMEIREEVIELLEIVGLNREQLKRYPHEFSGGQRQRIGIARALALKPKMIICDEPVSALDVSIQAQILNLLKKLQRDFNLTLVFIAHGLPAIRNISDRIAVMYLGKVVEITDRDKLFEEPLHPYTEALLNSIPVENPSLRKTYEPLKGDLPNPSNPPSGCSFHTRCPYAQEHCKEIEPQLEEHKKDHLAACHYPLIEKAQ from the coding sequence ATGACCAGCACGAAAGAGAAACCGTCCAATAGTTCTGTATTGATGGAAGTTAAAGGGTTGAAAAAGCACTTTGAGATTAAAAAAGGTTATTTTAAAAAAGAAATTTCTACTGTTCGCGCGGTAGATGGAGTAGATGTGAAAATCTATGAAGGTGAAACTCTAGGAATCGTCGGGGAATCAGGGTGTGGTAAATCAACGACCGGTGAAATGCTGTTAGGATTACTTAAACCTTCTGATGGCTCTGTCGAATTCATGGGCAAGGACTTGACGAAAATGAATAAAAAAGAGCTGCGGGAGATGCGTAAAGACATCCAAGTCATTTTCCAGGATCCCTTTGCTTCCTTGAATCCACGTATGACAGTTGAAGAACTCGTGGGGGAGCCGTTGCGAATTCACACGTCAAAGTCTAGAATGGAAATTAGAGAAGAAGTTATCGAATTATTGGAAATTGTGGGACTTAATCGCGAACAATTGAAAAGATACCCACATGAATTCAGTGGAGGTCAGCGCCAGCGTATCGGAATCGCAAGAGCGTTAGCGCTGAAACCGAAGATGATCATATGCGATGAACCTGTTTCGGCATTAGATGTGTCGATTCAAGCTCAAATATTGAATCTATTGAAGAAATTACAAAGAGACTTCAATTTAACACTCGTGTTCATTGCTCACGGTTTACCAGCGATTCGGAATATCAGTGATCGAATTGCTGTGATGTATCTAGGTAAAGTGGTGGAGATCACAGATCGTGACAAATTATTTGAAGAGCCACTGCATCCTTATACGGAAGCATTATTGAACTCGATTCCTGTAGAAAATCCAAGTTTACGAAAAACATATGAACCATTGAAAGGTGATTTACCTAATCCATCGAACCCTCCTAGTGGCTGCTCTTTCCATACGAGATGCCCGTATGCACAAGAACATTGTAAAGAGATCGAGCCACAACTGGAAGAACATAAAAAAGACCATCTAGCTGCTTGCCACTACCCCCTTATAGAAAAGGCGCAGTAA
- a CDS encoding M20 metallopeptidase family protein, with protein sequence MSIPTKDISESLLNEVIQLRRTLHQNPELSEQEYETSKRIQEYLKSYGIPFKSGFGETGVLGVIEGEKPGGVVCLRADIDALPIQEKTDLEFKSVVENQMHACGHDAHTAMLVGVGKMLHDMKAEIEGTVLLLFQPAEENAPFGGAQQMIDDGVFDEVEPDVMVAQHVWPDLPVGKFGVVPGAIMGNSDRFTIKVKGSGGHASMPHQTVDAIIVATHIIQALQTIISRNVDPASPSVITVGKMESGYRYNVIADEATLEGTVRSSSDETKQLLKRKFFETVEGVAKTMGATVEIDYMDGYPATINTPEWAEQVKVSARNKYGEGSVPNVNPSLGGEDFGRFLQKYPGVYYWLGVRVGKNQKPLHDPGFKMDEDAMEYGVNFMVQATVDILEQINHK encoded by the coding sequence TTGTCCATTCCTACTAAAGATATTTCTGAAAGTCTATTAAATGAAGTGATCCAATTAAGAAGAACATTGCATCAGAATCCTGAATTGAGTGAACAAGAATATGAAACTTCTAAAAGGATTCAAGAGTACTTGAAATCTTACGGGATCCCTTTTAAATCTGGGTTCGGCGAAACTGGAGTCCTTGGGGTCATTGAAGGCGAAAAACCAGGAGGAGTCGTGTGCTTGAGGGCAGATATCGACGCCTTGCCAATTCAGGAGAAGACTGACCTGGAGTTCAAGTCCGTAGTCGAGAATCAGATGCATGCTTGTGGACATGACGCACATACCGCGATGTTGGTGGGTGTTGGAAAAATGCTTCACGATATGAAAGCTGAAATAGAAGGAACTGTTTTGCTTTTATTTCAACCTGCTGAAGAAAATGCACCTTTTGGTGGTGCACAACAAATGATAGATGATGGCGTGTTTGACGAAGTTGAACCCGATGTAATGGTCGCTCAGCATGTCTGGCCGGATTTACCCGTTGGCAAATTCGGGGTTGTGCCAGGGGCAATTATGGGCAATTCCGATCGATTCACGATAAAAGTTAAAGGGTCAGGTGGGCATGCTTCCATGCCACATCAGACCGTGGATGCTATTATTGTTGCCACGCATATCATACAGGCCCTGCAAACGATCATCAGTCGTAACGTCGACCCAGCTTCTCCATCAGTAATCACAGTAGGCAAAATGGAAAGTGGTTACCGTTACAATGTGATTGCGGATGAAGCGACACTAGAAGGAACCGTACGATCTTCGTCAGATGAAACAAAACAACTGTTGAAGCGGAAATTTTTTGAAACGGTAGAGGGAGTGGCGAAGACAATGGGTGCGACCGTTGAGATAGATTATATGGACGGGTATCCTGCCACGATCAATACACCTGAATGGGCTGAGCAAGTGAAAGTATCTGCTAGAAATAAATACGGGGAAGGTAGTGTACCTAACGTGAACCCTAGTTTAGGTGGAGAGGATTTCGGGAGATTCTTGCAAAAGTATCCTGGAGTTTATTACTGGTTAGGTGTCAGAGTCGGAAAAAATCAAAAACCTCTTCATGATCCGGGCTTTAAAATGGATGAGGATGCGATGGAGTACGGAGTTAACTTTATGGTGCAAGCCACAGTAGACATATTAGAACAAATCAATCATAAATGA